The Elaeis guineensis isolate ETL-2024a chromosome 13, EG11, whole genome shotgun sequence genome includes a region encoding these proteins:
- the LOC105032507 gene encoding probable E3 ubiquitin-protein ligase RHY1A isoform X1 — translation MTSAAELFYNRRFRLGRSSEPEPALGLLPSSDRDTSLRHPRRRHGHRDRPHRRGDGCDSSRRFNAGAPPARHPSHHRASQMVSITYMKEHESVWLDNDAAMISGTPNNNYGGTASSRAEGMRFLRNDRLPGTVIQAQARLLERLRGISLTGSRLTTTGSGISSGELAVSNDFIISNSADWESETPGEWFESGVPYRDLTHDAEDVYSLQNVCKKKPPGLSWEAICSLQLEVFKYAEKGGTLPECSICLEKFLEGDELIQLCCGHRFHFTCLEPWVRACGDCPYCRASI, via the exons ATGACGAGCGCTGCGGAGCTGTTCTATAACCGGAGGTTTCGCTTGGGCCGGAGCTCGGAGCCGGAGCCAGCGCTCGGGCTTCTCCCCTCATCGGACCGAGACACCAGCCTCCGCCATCCCCGCCGCCGCCACGGGCATCGCGACCGGCCCCACCGCCGCGGAGATGGCTGCGATTCTTCCCGCCGCTTCAACGCTGGGGCTCCCCCGGCCCGGCATCCCAGCCACCACCGCGCTTCCCAAATGGTAAGTATAACGTATATGAAG GAACATGAATCAGTTTGGTTAGATAATGATGCTGCCATGATATCTGGGACACCCAACAATAATTATGGTGGAACTGCCAGCAGCAGAGCTGAAGGGATGAGATTTCTTAGAAACGATCGACTTCCTGGTACTGTAATACAGGCACAGGCAAGGCTTCTAGAGCGACTTAGAGGAATTTCTCTTACGGGAAGCAG GTTGACAACCACAGGTTCAGGTATCTCATCAGGTGAACTTGCGGTCAGCAATGACTTCATCATCAGCAACTCTGCAGACTGGGAATCTGAGACTCCAGGAGAGTGGTTTGAATCAGGCGTACCATATAGAGACCTCACCCATGATGCAGAAGATGTATATTCTCTGCAAAatgtttgcaagaaaaagcctccTGGACTCAGCTGGGAGGCTATCTGCAGTCTGCAGCTAGAGGTTTTCAAATATGCAGAGAAAGGTGGAACATTGCCTGAGTGTTCAATATGCCTGGAGAAGTTCTTGGAGGGGGATGAGCTGATTCAGCTCTGTTGTGGTCATAGGTTCCATTTCACTTGCTTGGAGCCATGGGTGCGGGCTTGTGGGGATTGCCCCTATTGTCGGGCAAGTATATAA
- the LOC105032507 gene encoding probable E3 ubiquitin-protein ligase RHY1A isoform X2, with product MTSAAELFYNRRFRLGRSSEPEPALGLLPSSDRDTSLRHPRRRHGHRDRPHRRGDGCDSSRRFNAGAPPARHPSHHRASQMEHESVWLDNDAAMISGTPNNNYGGTASSRAEGMRFLRNDRLPGTVIQAQARLLERLRGISLTGSRLTTTGSGISSGELAVSNDFIISNSADWESETPGEWFESGVPYRDLTHDAEDVYSLQNVCKKKPPGLSWEAICSLQLEVFKYAEKGGTLPECSICLEKFLEGDELIQLCCGHRFHFTCLEPWVRACGDCPYCRASI from the exons ATGACGAGCGCTGCGGAGCTGTTCTATAACCGGAGGTTTCGCTTGGGCCGGAGCTCGGAGCCGGAGCCAGCGCTCGGGCTTCTCCCCTCATCGGACCGAGACACCAGCCTCCGCCATCCCCGCCGCCGCCACGGGCATCGCGACCGGCCCCACCGCCGCGGAGATGGCTGCGATTCTTCCCGCCGCTTCAACGCTGGGGCTCCCCCGGCCCGGCATCCCAGCCACCACCGCGCTTCCCAAATG GAACATGAATCAGTTTGGTTAGATAATGATGCTGCCATGATATCTGGGACACCCAACAATAATTATGGTGGAACTGCCAGCAGCAGAGCTGAAGGGATGAGATTTCTTAGAAACGATCGACTTCCTGGTACTGTAATACAGGCACAGGCAAGGCTTCTAGAGCGACTTAGAGGAATTTCTCTTACGGGAAGCAG GTTGACAACCACAGGTTCAGGTATCTCATCAGGTGAACTTGCGGTCAGCAATGACTTCATCATCAGCAACTCTGCAGACTGGGAATCTGAGACTCCAGGAGAGTGGTTTGAATCAGGCGTACCATATAGAGACCTCACCCATGATGCAGAAGATGTATATTCTCTGCAAAatgtttgcaagaaaaagcctccTGGACTCAGCTGGGAGGCTATCTGCAGTCTGCAGCTAGAGGTTTTCAAATATGCAGAGAAAGGTGGAACATTGCCTGAGTGTTCAATATGCCTGGAGAAGTTCTTGGAGGGGGATGAGCTGATTCAGCTCTGTTGTGGTCATAGGTTCCATTTCACTTGCTTGGAGCCATGGGTGCGGGCTTGTGGGGATTGCCCCTATTGTCGGGCAAGTATATAA
- the LOC105032506 gene encoding uncharacterized protein: MAQQQQEKWVTFDEEEEALSLSDFPVIADGAKDEEKKSKSSPDHVDDFEFRVSVGGGLLSKAAAETDMCAADEVFFQGQILPLRPSISSDSSLFSNSRCASRSESMDRYPSAISSLGFESSRSNSSSSSVSRSHSSNSHSSISCDPPRLSASNNFYTHPSPTPQVRIVRRNAGRRSISSSAPGWGILRLGVVKTPEIELYDLRSRRSSNGGMNSNPKKSNGDAGNRKKVSEGKDGSISNSACTHDAGNKSKGEDKVDQKKVQWFMGRGLGCKCSPDSVGIVSSKVVIAKNKKEEGEGLKRGESMCRSRIFEWLEELSVTKATGS, encoded by the coding sequence ATGGCCCAACAGCAGCAAGAGAAGTGGGTGACCTTCGACGAAGAAGAGGAGGCCCTTTCACTCTCCGACTTCCCGGTGATCGCCGACGGAGCTAAAGATGAGGAGAAGAAGAGCAAGTCCTCTCCCGACCACGTCGACGACTTCGAGTTCCGGGTATCGGTCGGAGGTGGACTTCTCTCGAAGGCGGCGGCGGAGACCGACATGTGTGCTGCCGATGAAGTCTTCTTCCAAGGCCAAATCCTGCCACTGAGACCCTCCATTAGCTCCGATAGCAGCCTCTTCAGCAATAGCCGGTGCGCGTCGAGATCGGAATCCATGGATCGATACCCCTCGGCTATTTCCAGCCTAGGATTTGAAAGCAGCCggagcaacagcagcagcagcagtgtaAGCAGAAGCCACTCATCCAACAGCCACTCCAGCATCAGCTGTGATCCACCCCGGCTATCGGCATCCAATAACTTCTACACCCATCCGAGCCCAACGCCGCAAGTTCGGATCGTCAGGAGGAATGCAGGCCGGAGGAGCATCAGCTCATCAGCACCTGGGTGGGGGATCCTTCGGTTGGGCGTGGTGAAGACTCCCGAGATCGAACTGTACGACTTGCGTTCTCGGAGATCCAGCAATGGCGGCATGAACAGCAACCCCAAGAAGAGCAATGGCGACGCCGGGAATCGGAAGAAGGTGTCGGAAGGCAAGGATGGCAGTATCAGTAATAGTGCATGTACTCATGATGCTGGTAACAAAAGTAAAGGTGAGGATAAAGTAGATCAAAAGAAGGTGCAGTGGTTTATGGGACGCGGGTTAGGGTGCAAGTGCTCGCCGGATTCGGTGGGGATAGTTTCTTCCAAGGTGGTGATTGCAAAGAACAAaaaggaggagggggaggggtTGAAAAGGGGTGAAAGCATGTGTCGTAGTAGGATTTTTGAATGGTTGGAGGAGCTTTCTGTAACAAAGGCCACAGGGAGTTAG